DNA sequence from the bacterium genome:
AGCATTAAAAATTCCTACGATTGGTATTGGCTCTGGGATACATTGCGATGGACAAATCCTGGTGCTTAATGATATGATTGGTCTTACTGAAAGGTCTCCTAGGTTTGTAAGGAGGTATTTGAATATGGGGGATGAAATAGGAAGGGCAATAAAGGGATTTAAAGAGGATGTTTTAAAGGGAGATTTTCCCAAAAAGGAGGAAAGATATGAATGAGATATTTGAAAGGGTATTTGGCAACCTAAAGCCTGTTTTGGTTGTAGGCGATTTGATGGTTGATGAGTTTATCTGGGGTGATGTAAGGAGGATTTCCCCCGAAGCACCCGTTCCGGTGGTAAATATAACCGGGGAGACATTCCATCCAGGGGGAGCGGCAAATGTTGTAGCAAATATCCATAGCTTAGGAGGCAAGGTTTATGTTGGGGGTGTAATTGGCGATGATGTTGAGGGAAAGAGGCTTATATCCTCCCTTTCTTCCCAAGGGATAAGCACAGAGGGTCTTATTTTGGATTGCCATAGGCCAACCACCCTAAAGACAAGGATTGTGGTAAAATCCCAGCAAATGATCAGGATTGATAAGGAAAAGCAAGAGCCAATAGATGAGAAAATCATAAACCAGTTACTTGACTATATCAAAAGGGTAATCCTTGATGTAAAGGCAATTGTGATCTCAGATTATGGAAAGGGCGTGGTTGGGCAGAAATTGCTTGAGGAGCTTATTCCCCTATCCAAAAAGCACGATGTGATTACCATTGTTGACCCAAAGATAGGGAATTTTGGCTATTACAAGGGGGTTTCCATAATCACCCCAAATCACTTTGAAGCACAAGACCTTACCGGGATTATAGTAAAGGACGAGGCAAGCCTAAAGCAATGTATGAGTGCAATTATGAGGCGTCTGGAATGTAAGGTGGTAATCGTAACAAGGGGAGAGGAGGGGATGTCAATCCTTAAGGACACAGGAGAGGTATTTCATATTCCAACCAATGCAAGGGAGGTTTATGATGTTACAGGAGCGGGTGATACAGTGGTAGCTGTTTTAAGCTTGGCACTTAGTGCAGGCGTTGATATAATTGAAGCAGCAAGGCTTTCCAATTATGCGGCAGGGATTGTGGTAGGAAAGATTGGAACAGCTACAGTAACAAAGGAGGAGCTTCTTAAGAGGATAAAGGAGATTTAGGATTTATGGCTGAGAAGCTTAAAGAGATTGGTGAATTGAAAGAGATTGCAAATGATTTAAAGAATGAGGGAAAAAGGATTGTCTTTACCAATGGCTGTTTTGATATTTTACACCCAGGACATATCCATCTTTTGAAAAGGGCAAAATCCTTTGGCGATTGTTTAATCCTTGGGCTTAATTCTGATACCTCTATTTCAAAAATAAAACCAAATCGACCAATTATGAACCAAAAAGCAAGGATAGAGATTCTTTCTGAAATAGGGCTTATTGATTATATTGTTGTATTTGATGAAGAAGACCCTGTAAATGTTATAAGAAAGATAAAGCCAGATGTCCTTGTAAAGGGTGGTGATTGGAAAGAAAATAAGGTAAAGGGAAAAGAATTTGCCCGATGTGTAAAGATTGTTGAATACCTTAAAGATTGGTCAACCACAAAGATAATTGAGAAGATAAGGAATGAATGACCTAAACATTGGATTCTTGCTAATAACATCCCCTTCGGATGGTCTTTCCCTTTGTCTTTATAGAAAGAGGATTCCAATTTTTATCCTTTTGCTTTCCTCTCTAAGCACAAGCGTAGGTTTTTCCTTAATTTTCTCACTTCATCTTAATATGATGATATTCTTGAGCCTCTTTCTCTTTTGGATTTTTTTCAAATCAGCAATCCTTCATATTTCTTGTGAGATTGTAGGAGGATGTGGAGATGGAAAAAGGCTATTTTTATCCCTTGCAACATCCTTATTTCCCCTTATATTCTTTACACCCTTTGTCATTGTTGGTAAGGTTTTCCCTATATCTTTTCTTGGGATTATCCTTATCTTTCTTTGGGTTTTTATCTTAAAGATTAAATTTATAAAAAACCTTTATTCCCTTTCTTTTGGAAAAACAATCCTTGCTATTTCCTTTCCCTCTATTATTTTTTCTTTTCTTTTATTTATCCTATTTCTTGGCTTTATTATAAGCTTTCTTTATAGATAGAACCCACAATGTAACAAAGCCTCAATTGACATAATCCCTCTTTAAAGGTATAATTTAGGAGGTGAGAGCAGAACGAAAGTGAATGAGGCGGCCGTAGCTCAATTGGATAGAGTGGAAGACTTCGAATCTTACGGTTATGGGTTCAACTCCCATCGGCCGTGGTAGATTAGAATGGCTGAAATAACGGTAAAAGAGCTTATAAATGACCTAAAGGATGACCTTAGATTTGAGATTATCTCGGGGAAAGATGGGCTTTC
Encoded proteins:
- a CDS encoding adenylyltransferase/cytidyltransferase family protein → MAEKLKEIGELKEIANDLKNEGKRIVFTNGCFDILHPGHIHLLKRAKSFGDCLILGLNSDTSISKIKPNRPIMNQKARIEILSEIGLIDYIVVFDEEDPVNVIRKIKPDVLVKGGDWKENKVKGKEFARCVKIVEYLKDWSTTKIIEKIRNE
- a CDS encoding 3-methyl-2-oxobutanoate hydroxymethyltransferase — protein: ALKIPTIGIGSGIHCDGQILVLNDMIGLTERSPRFVRRYLNMGDEIGRAIKGFKEDVLKGDFPKKEERYE
- the rfaE1 gene encoding D-glycero-beta-D-manno-heptose-7-phosphate kinase → MNEIFERVFGNLKPVLVVGDLMVDEFIWGDVRRISPEAPVPVVNITGETFHPGGAANVVANIHSLGGKVYVGGVIGDDVEGKRLISSLSSQGISTEGLILDCHRPTTLKTRIVVKSQQMIRIDKEKQEPIDEKIINQLLDYIKRVILDVKAIVISDYGKGVVGQKLLEELIPLSKKHDVITIVDPKIGNFGYYKGVSIITPNHFEAQDLTGIIVKDEASLKQCMSAIMRRLECKVVIVTRGEEGMSILKDTGEVFHIPTNAREVYDVTGAGDTVVAVLSLALSAGVDIIEAARLSNYAAGIVVGKIGTATVTKEELLKRIKEI